The Salegentibacter mishustinae genome includes a window with the following:
- a CDS encoding peptidylprolyl isomerase: MQLKMNNLKSIINTTGFLLAILLGFSGYSQDVIVTDSTSIQPEDEIAKNTVAEENNSERRKVDGIAAVIGDYIILDSDVDMMYKDMQSQGMSTADVTDCQLAGSLMENKLYAHHAIQDSIIIMDAEVNNYIDQQISEMVRQVGSMEKVLEFYNKENEAEFRSELFELNKERQLASRMQQRIIETVEITPEEVRAYYESIPEDERPVFGEEIELSQIVIKPEIPESEKEKVIERLNEFRADVLDNDASFATKAVLYSQDPVSARDGGRISLSRKDNFVKEFKDVAFSLQEGEVSEPFETEFGYHIIQVDRIRGQNVDLRHILLIPDVTNASVEEAKAKIDSIRKRVDEGVLDFAVAAREFSDEKETRADGGKLINPRTGDTRFELSKIDPKLYDDVGELQEGELSLRLRDQDRTGRPYFKLIKVNDRISEHEANYATDFSKIKELALRDKQLEAIEEWQKEKIGDTYIKVNGKFKDCEYSSNWLKN, encoded by the coding sequence ATGCAATTAAAAATGAACAATTTGAAATCTATAATTAATACCACCGGCTTTCTTTTAGCCATTTTACTTGGGTTTAGTGGTTACTCTCAAGATGTGATCGTGACCGATAGTACTTCTATCCAGCCTGAAGATGAGATCGCAAAAAATACCGTTGCCGAAGAAAATAACTCAGAACGTAGAAAAGTAGATGGAATTGCGGCTGTAATTGGTGATTATATTATTCTTGACAGCGATGTAGATATGATGTACAAGGATATGCAAAGCCAGGGAATGTCTACCGCTGATGTTACCGATTGCCAGCTTGCCGGTTCTTTAATGGAAAACAAACTTTACGCGCACCACGCTATTCAGGATAGTATTATTATTATGGATGCAGAGGTGAACAATTATATAGATCAGCAAATTTCTGAAATGGTTCGCCAGGTAGGTTCAATGGAAAAAGTACTTGAATTCTATAACAAAGAAAATGAAGCTGAATTTAGAAGCGAATTGTTCGAACTTAATAAAGAGCGCCAGTTAGCCAGCCGTATGCAACAACGCATTATTGAAACGGTAGAAATTACTCCCGAAGAAGTGAGAGCATACTACGAAAGTATTCCGGAAGATGAACGTCCGGTTTTTGGAGAAGAAATTGAACTTTCTCAAATTGTTATAAAGCCTGAAATTCCAGAGAGTGAAAAAGAAAAAGTGATAGAGCGTCTAAATGAATTTAGAGCCGATGTTCTGGATAACGATGCAAGTTTTGCTACTAAAGCTGTTTTGTATTCACAGGATCCTGTAAGTGCAAGGGACGGTGGTAGAATTTCGCTTTCCAGAAAAGATAATTTTGTAAAAGAATTTAAAGATGTTGCCTTTAGTCTTCAGGAAGGAGAGGTAAGTGAACCTTTTGAAACTGAATTTGGATACCACATTATTCAGGTAGATAGAATTAGAGGTCAAAATGTAGATTTAAGACATATTTTGCTTATTCCAGATGTTACAAACGCCTCTGTAGAAGAAGCCAAAGCAAAAATTGACAGTATTAGAAAAAGGGTAGATGAAGGCGTTTTGGATTTTGCCGTAGCTGCTCGTGAGTTTTCTGATGAAAAAGAAACCAGGGCAGACGGCGGGAAGCTTATTAACCCAAGAACAGGTGATACCCGATTTGAGTTATCTAAAATAGACCCTAAGTTATATGATGATGTAGGAGAGTTACAGGAAGGAGAACTTTCATTAAGATTACGTGACCAGGATAGAACCGGACGCCCATATTTTAAACTGATAAAAGTAAATGATAGAATTTCTGAGCACGAAGCTAATTATGCTACAGATTTTTCTAAAATAAAAGAGCTGGCACTACGCGACAAACAGCTTGAAGCTATTGAAGAATGGCAGAAAGAAAAAATTGGTGATACTTATATCAAGGTGAACGGTAAATTTAAAGATTGTGAGTATAGTAGTAACTGGTTAAAAAATTAG